ACCTCGGTAAGATCCAGACCTCGAAAGGGAACCTCGATGCAAAGGGGCATATGGCCAAAAAGTTAGGGCTTACGCTCACTATTCTTATATTCTGCCTTATCTCCTGGCTTAGTATATCACAGAAGAGACATCTTTCCTTCTGCATGTAGTGTCTTTTTGAATTTGCAAGTTCCAATTCAAGCCTATGTGGCATGATAGAGGTTGCAAGCACATGGGAATGGGGATGAAAGATGTATGAGCCCGCAAGCTCTCCATGATTCTTAAATATCTGAATATATTTGAACCTCATGTCCCTTTTTAAATCGAGAATCCTTTCCTTGTAGACTTCCAGCAAGAGCGACAATTCTTTATCGGTAAAGTTTGATAATGTTTTTGTATGGGATCTATTTTCAACAATAATTTCATGGGCACCTAAATTACCCATCTTGTCATAGAGACCATCCGCCCTTTTGTTTTCGTCAACCTCTACCATAAAGATTGGATTTGATGCGGGGAAACAGCGGATAAGCCATGTGCCGTCTTTATCCTTTGTCTCTCTGATTGCCCTTGGGGTTAGATATTCATTACCGGGACAAAAAGGGCAACCACCTGCAACACTGCTCTTGGTGCTGGTATAGCCAACGACCACCCATTTGCCTGAAACAGGGTCTTTTCTCAATTCAGCCATTTTTCTAATAATAGACCATAACATTAGTTTTGTCAAACTACCTCTACTTAAGGGTTCTCTGCACCTATTCCCCTTGCAAATCCCCTTGTATATTATTAAAATAAGGCTCATGGATGAACTACTTGAATTTTCTATAAATTGTGCCCTTGAATCTGGAAGGATTCAAAGCAGGTATTTTCATAAAAGATTCGGGATACATTACAAAGGGGAAATAAATCTGGTGACGGATGTGGATATTGCCTGTCAGGAAAAGATTATAGAACTTATAAAAAAGGACTTCCCGGATGATGATGTGATTAGTGAAGAGAAGGCAAACCTTTACGACGGTGAGAGGAACAGGTGGATTATAGATCCCCTTGACGGGACTACAAACTATGCACATGGTTATCCCTTTTTTTGCACTTCAATTGCCTATGAGGAAAAAGGTGAAATCACCCGTGGTGTGGTTTATAACCCAATCTTTAAGGAGTTATTCTTTGGTAAAAAGGGGGAGGGGGCATATCTGAACAATGAAAGGATTACAGTCTCCAGTATAAAAAATATCAAGGAGGCCTTGCTCACTACAGGTTTTCCCTATGACCTCCCTACAAGCAAGAGGAATAACATTGATAACTTTATAAAATTTCTTTTTAAGGCCCAGGCAATAAGAAGGGATGGCTCTGCTGCACTAAATCTCTGTTATGTTGCATGCGGGAGGTTCGATGGTTTCTGGGAACTCAAGCT
This Pseudomonadota bacterium DNA region includes the following protein-coding sequences:
- a CDS encoding inositol monophosphatase family protein, yielding MDELLEFSINCALESGRIQSRYFHKRFGIHYKGEINLVTDVDIACQEKIIELIKKDFPDDDVISEEKANLYDGERNRWIIDPLDGTTNYAHGYPFFCTSIAYEEKGEITRGVVYNPIFKELFFGKKGEGAYLNNERITVSSIKNIKEALLTTGFPYDLPTSKRNNIDNFIKFLFKAQAIRRDGSAALNLCYVACGRFDGFWELKLNPWDMAAGCLMVSEAKGVVTTFKGEGFSIYSDEIVASNGIIHDAMLGVLQEENSGDRA
- a CDS encoding DUF4931 domain-containing protein codes for the protein MAELRKDPVSGKWVVVGYTSTKSSVAGGCPFCPGNEYLTPRAIRETKDKDGTWLIRCFPASNPIFMVEVDENKRADGLYDKMGNLGAHEIIVENRSHTKTLSNFTDKELSLLLEVYKERILDLKRDMRFKYIQIFKNHGELAGSYIFHPHSHVLATSIMPHRLELELANSKRHYMQKERCLFCDILSQEIRQNIRIVSVSPNFLAICPFASRFPFEVWILPRFHEESFEDLRDEGINYELIHMMLDLMKRIEMLTNAYTFTIHTSPNTPRGGSHAEDLPVSEYFHWHIEILPRDFRSSKYKREDQFYVVATTPEDAAQALRAQKP